The following proteins are co-located in the Carassius carassius chromosome 39, fCarCar2.1, whole genome shotgun sequence genome:
- the LOC132121038 gene encoding forkhead box protein L3-like, producing the protein MMFDSSQYPYNCFNYDGEGYPSCSTDEEKKVCRPAYSYIALIAMAIQQSPENKVTLSGIYEFIMKRFPYYRSNQRAWQNSIRHNLSLNSCFIKVPRTEGNEKGKGNYWTFATGCESMLDLFENGNFRRRRRRRNLKMGLKEPVEPFVAMDTQQGIAVRPMDSDSFFPVNTGHRPAQNNAPLSKPEPEIKFSIDYILSTPDPLPGFRAPNSGAGAVIHHLEPQHLNLHFWTM; encoded by the exons ATGATGTTTGACAGCTCGCAATATCCTTATAACTGTTTTAACTATGATGGAGAAGGATACCCCTCATGTAGCACTGATGAAGAGAAGAAAGTGTGTCGACCAGCTTACAG TTACATTGCACTAATAGCGATGGCAATACAGCAGAGCCCCGAGAACAAAGTTACCCTATCAGGAATCTACGAGTTCATCATGAAGAGATTTCCTTATTACAGATCCAACCAGAGGGCTTGGCAAAACTCAATTCGTCATAACCTCTCCCTAAACAGCTGCTTTATTAAG gtGCCCCGTACGGAAGGTAACGAGAAAGGAAAAGGTAATTACTGGACATTCGCCACAGGCTGCGAGTCCATGCTGGACCTCTTTGAAAATGGCAACTTTCGTCGCCGTCGCCGCAGACGCAACTTAAAAATGGGTCTGAAGGAGCCAGTCGAACCCTTTGTTGCCATGGACACTCAACAGGGCATAGCAGTAAGACCCATGGATTCAGATTCTTTCTTCCCCGTGAACACTGGTCACAGACCGGCCCAAAACAACGCACCTCTGAGCAAACCTGAGCCTGAGATCAAATTCAGCATTGACTACATTCTTTCCACACCGGACCCTCTGCCAGGGTTCAGAGCCCCTAACAGTGGAGCTGGAGCGGTGATCCATCATCTGGAGCCACAACATCTCAATCTACACTTCTGGACCATGTAA